The Novosphingobium terrae genome segment CGTTCAAGCTGAAGAACGGCCTGACCGTCATCGTCCACACCGATCGCAAGGCGCCGATCGTGGGCGTCACCACCTATTACCGCGTCGGCTCCAAGAACGAGCCCAAGGGCAAGACCGGCTTTGCCCATCTCTACGAGCATCTCTTCTTCGGCGGCAGCGAGAATGTGCCGAATTTCGATGTGCCGCTGGAGGCTGCGGGCTCCGATTCCACCAATGGCTCGACCTATTACGACCGCACCAATTACGTCGAGACCGTGCCCAAGGGCGCCCTGCCCCTCGCCCTGTTTCAGGAAAGCGACCGCATGGGCCATCTGCTGGGCGCCGTCACGCAGGACAAGCTGGATAAGCAGCGCGGCGTGGTCGAAAACGAGAAGCGTCAGGGCGACAACCAGCCCTATGGCCTGATCCAGTATGCCGTGTCCGACGGGCTGTTCCCGGTGGGCCATCCCTATCGCCACACCACCATCGGTTCGATGGGCGATCTCGATTCGGCCAATCTCACCGATGTGCGCGGCTGGTTCACCGATCATTACGCCCCCAACAACGCCGTGCTGGTGCTGAGCGGCGACATCGATGTCGCCACCGCCCGCCCGCTGGTCGAGAAATATTACGGCGACATCCCCAGTGGCCCTGCGGTGAAGCCGGTGGTGGCAGGCCCCGTCACCCTGCCCGCAACGCTGCGCCGCGAGATGACCGATCAGGTCGCCACCACACGGCTGCTGCGCGTGTGGTCCGGCCCCAATCTCAACGATCCGGAGAGTTCGGCGCTGGACGTTGGCATGTCGGTGCTGGGTGGCCTCGCCTCCTCGCGGCTCGACAATGCACTGGTGCGCGGGCAGCAGTTGGCCGTCTCGGTTAGCGCCAATGTCGAGCAGCATGAGCAGCTTTCGGTCATCACCGTCAGCATGGATGTGAAGCCCGGCGTGGATCGCAAGGTGGCCGAGGCCGCGCTGGACGCCCAGATCGCCAGCTTCCTCAAGGAAGGCCCCAGCGCCGACGAGGTGAAGCGCGCGGCCACCAAGGAGGTCTCGGCCGAGATCGGCGCGCTGGAAGTCGTCGGCGGCTTTGGCGGCAAGGGCGCGCAGCTGGCCGAGGGTCAGCTCTATTCGGGCGATCCGGCGCATTACCGCAAGGAACTGGCCGAGATCGCCGCGCTGACTCCGGCCACGATCAAGGCCTCCATCGACAAGTGGCTGAGCCGCCCCGCCCTGATGCTGGCCATCACGCCGGGCGAGCGCACGCTCAGCGGTGACCAGCTCGGCGGCTGGGACGATGGCGCGAACGAGCCCGCCCCCAAGCCCGATGCCAAGACGCCGGTGCCGCCGGTCAAGCAATCGCCGCCGCGCAAGGCACCGCCGGTTGCCCCGGTCAGCAGCCTGACCTTCCCGACGCTGGAGCATGCCACGCTGTCCAACGGCATCGAGGTGGTGTTGGCCCGGCGCACCGCCGTGCCCAAGCTGCTGGTCAATGTGGAGTTCAATGCCGGGATTTCGGGCGATGCGCTCGATGCGCCGGGCACGCAGGGCATGCTGATGGCGATGCTGGATGAAGGCACCGCTCAGGACGCCACCGGCGGCCACACCCGCAACCCCACGCAAATCCGCGAGGAAGAGGAAAGGCTGGGTGCCGAGCTGCAGGCCGGTGCCGCAATGGACACCAGCAATGTGATGCTTTCGGCGCTTTCGGCCAATCTGGCGCCCTCGCTCGATCTGCTGGCCGATGTGGTGCGCCGCCCCGCCTTCGACCCCGCCGAAGTGGAGCGGGTGAAGCAGCAGCGCCTCGCCTCGCTGGCGCAGACCATGGCGAGCCCGCAGGGTCTGGCCTTCCATGTCTTCAACCCGATCCTCTTCGGGCCGAACCATCCCTATGGCCATGCGGGCGATGGCCTCGGCACGCAGGCCAGCATCAAGGGCTTCACCAGCCAGAGCCTGCGCGCGGCGCAAGCCCAGTGGCTGCGCCCCGATCTGGCGCGCATCACCGTGGTGGGCGATATCACCATGGAGGCTTTGAAGCCTCAGCTGGAAAAGGCCCTTGGGGACTGGAAGGCGCCCGCGAGCCCCAAGCCGGTGAAGGCCATCGACGCCCCCGCTTTGCCCGCCCGCCCGCGCATCGTGCTGATCGACCGGCCCAATTCGCCGCAGTCGATGATCGTCGCCGGGCGCCTGCTGCCCCTGAAGGGCACGCAGCCGGGGCAGGAGGCGCTGGGTCTGGCCAATGAGGTGCTGGGCGCCGATTTCCTCTCGCGCCTCAACAGCGATCTGCGCGAGGAGAAGAGCTGGACCTATGGCGTGCAGTCCATCGTGCGCCAGCCCGTGGGCCAGCGCAGCCTGCTGGTGGTCGCCCCGGTGCAGACCGACCGTACCGGCGATTCGATTGTGGCGATGGTCGCCGATATGAAGGCGCTGGCCAGCGACAAGCCCGTCACGCCCGAGGAGGTGCAGCGCGTCACCGATGGCAACATCCGTGGCCTCGCCAACCGTTACGAGACGAATGGACAGGTGCTGGGCGCCATCACCAGCAACCGCCTGCTGGGCCGCCCGGAGAATTACGACGCCACCCTGCCCACGCTCTATCGCCAAATTGACGCGGCAGCCCTGAACAATGCGATCCGCGCGCAGTTGCAGCCCGATGGTCTGGTTTTCGTGGTGGTGGGCGACCGCAAGCTGGTCGAGCCCCAATTGCAGAAGGTGGGCCTGCCGGTGGAGGTGACCACCGTTACGCCGTAAATTGTTGCCTGCCGGGGTGCCTTAATGCGCCCCGGCAGCAGCCCCCGTGATGGTGAAATCATAGACGCGATAGACGCTCTGTTTCGAGCGCTGGGATTCGCCAATCAGCACAAAGCCATATTCGCCAGGCGGCAGATCGCCGGGCAGGTCCACATTGAAGATGCCGTCGCCCAGATCGGTCATGCCGAAGGGCAGCGTGTTTTTCGGATCGATGCCCGAGACGC includes the following:
- a CDS encoding M16 family metallopeptidase, which gives rise to MRPAIPAFKALLLASCLLPLSVPAQAQTEAKPAPLADLVKAVDIPYETFKLKNGLTVIVHTDRKAPIVGVTTYYRVGSKNEPKGKTGFAHLYEHLFFGGSENVPNFDVPLEAAGSDSTNGSTYYDRTNYVETVPKGALPLALFQESDRMGHLLGAVTQDKLDKQRGVVENEKRQGDNQPYGLIQYAVSDGLFPVGHPYRHTTIGSMGDLDSANLTDVRGWFTDHYAPNNAVLVLSGDIDVATARPLVEKYYGDIPSGPAVKPVVAGPVTLPATLRREMTDQVATTRLLRVWSGPNLNDPESSALDVGMSVLGGLASSRLDNALVRGQQLAVSVSANVEQHEQLSVITVSMDVKPGVDRKVAEAALDAQIASFLKEGPSADEVKRAATKEVSAEIGALEVVGGFGGKGAQLAEGQLYSGDPAHYRKELAEIAALTPATIKASIDKWLSRPALMLAITPGERTLSGDQLGGWDDGANEPAPKPDAKTPVPPVKQSPPRKAPPVAPVSSLTFPTLEHATLSNGIEVVLARRTAVPKLLVNVEFNAGISGDALDAPGTQGMLMAMLDEGTAQDATGGHTRNPTQIREEEERLGAELQAGAAMDTSNVMLSALSANLAPSLDLLADVVRRPAFDPAEVERVKQQRLASLAQTMASPQGLAFHVFNPILFGPNHPYGHAGDGLGTQASIKGFTSQSLRAAQAQWLRPDLARITVVGDITMEALKPQLEKALGDWKAPASPKPVKAIDAPALPARPRIVLIDRPNSPQSMIVAGRLLPLKGTQPGQEALGLANEVLGADFLSRLNSDLREEKSWTYGVQSIVRQPVGQRSLLVVAPVQTDRTGDSIVAMVADMKALASDKPVTPEEVQRVTDGNIRGLANRYETNGQVLGAITSNRLLGRPENYDATLPTLYRQIDAAALNNAIRAQLQPDGLVFVVVGDRKLVEPQLQKVGLPVEVTTVTP